A section of the Anabaena cylindrica PCC 7122 genome encodes:
- a CDS encoding pentapeptide repeat-containing protein: MPPDYSGQNLQGRSFKGQNLTEANFSKADIRGANFTGAILKGADFSGATSGIQRRWVIGLLIVAFLVSALSGFFSIIIGTVITFIFDTKNSEIFIAQTVVLVMVTAFCIVTIRKGLIAGIGIFAATVAYVIAFAFAFAIAGVFTRAVAVAGVGAVAVAFTLTGVFAGAFAVTVAFAVAEARSVAGVVAFAVVVAGVGAVALARTYAVTVAFAAVVTQAVAEAVGVAEVVMFVLFSAYIGWRSFVGDGKDTWIRSFAIAFAATNGTSFRGADLTDADLTGATLKNTDFRTANLTRTRFYEAKKLDFARPGNTILNNRDVLNLLVSCNGRGKSYAGANLRGANLIGADLKEANLKDADIIEATFQEANLEWANLALTQAVGTNFTNAKMTGACVEAWNIESTTKLDNVDCRFVYLLENPKLGTDDRERRPSSGEFQPGEFTKLFEEVLNTVDLIFRNGIDWKAFVNAFSRVQNQNEDTELSIQSIENKGDGVVVVKVNTPEGADKEKIHSDFIQNYQFALAAVEEKYKALLQAKDNEIVIYRQQSADMKEITSLLANKPISVQVDNKVENKNMTNSNDSSRKVEIGNIGRDFNASGQSLNLGEISGTVTNTINELPSAPEPEKPGIKEILTQLQTAIEADSDLTPKDKEKALKQVKSLAEAAQNPQEKQDLADTAITMLKGVLSNLPTAAKLVEECSKLLPLISGFLGLG; encoded by the coding sequence ATGCCGCCAGACTACTCCGGTCAAAATCTCCAAGGGCGCTCTTTTAAAGGTCAAAACCTGACAGAAGCCAACTTTAGCAAAGCTGATATTAGAGGGGCAAATTTTACTGGTGCAATTCTTAAAGGTGCTGACTTTAGTGGTGCTACGTCTGGAATACAGAGACGCTGGGTAATTGGTTTGCTAATAGTTGCGTTCCTAGTTTCAGCATTATCAGGGTTTTTCTCAATCATTATTGGTACAGTGATAACATTTATTTTTGATACCAAAAACTCGGAAATTTTTATTGCTCAAACAGTTGTCTTAGTTATGGTGACAGCCTTTTGTATTGTCACTATTCGTAAGGGTTTAATAGCCGGAATCGGAATCTTCGCTGCAACCGTAGCCTATGTCATAGCCTTCGCCTTCGCTTTTGCCATAGCTGGAGTCTTCACCAGAGCCGTAGCTGTAGCCGGAGTCGGTGCTGTAGCTGTAGCCTTCACATTAACTGGAGTTTTTGCCGGAGCTTTTGCCGTAACCGTAGCCTTTGCCGTAGCGGAAGCCAGATCCGTAGCTGGAGTCGTAGCTTTTGCTGTAGTCGTAGCTGGGGTCGGAGCCGTAGCCTTAGCTAGAACCTACGCCGTAACCGTAGCTTTTGCCGCAGTCGTAACCCAAGCCGTAGCTGAAGCAGTAGGTGTAGCTGAAGTCGTAATGTTCGTGCTTTTTAGCGCTTACATTGGCTGGCGTAGTTTTGTTGGAGATGGGAAAGATACTTGGATTCGTTCATTTGCGATCGCATTTGCAGCTACAAATGGGACAAGTTTTCGTGGTGCTGATTTAACTGATGCTGATTTAACTGGTGCAACTCTGAAAAACACAGATTTCAGAACAGCAAATCTAACGCGCACTCGTTTTTATGAAGCAAAAAAACTTGATTTTGCTAGACCAGGTAATACTATACTAAACAACCGCGATGTTCTTAATTTGCTCGTTAGCTGCAATGGTAGAGGTAAATCTTATGCTGGTGCTAACCTCAGAGGCGCAAACCTGATAGGTGCAGATTTGAAAGAGGCTAATTTAAAAGATGCCGATATTATTGAAGCCACTTTTCAAGAAGCTAATTTAGAATGGGCAAATCTGGCTCTTACTCAAGCCGTCGGTACTAATTTCACCAACGCTAAAATGACAGGTGCTTGCGTGGAAGCTTGGAATATTGAAAGTACCACTAAATTAGATAATGTAGATTGTCGCTTTGTGTATCTTTTAGAAAATCCCAAACTGGGAACTGATGACCGTGAACGCCGTCCGAGCAGTGGAGAATTTCAACCAGGAGAATTTACCAAATTATTTGAAGAAGTTTTAAATACTGTTGATTTAATTTTCCGAAATGGTATTGACTGGAAAGCTTTTGTTAATGCTTTTAGCAGGGTTCAAAACCAAAATGAAGATACTGAATTATCTATCCAGAGTATTGAAAATAAAGGTGATGGGGTCGTTGTCGTTAAGGTGAATACACCGGAAGGTGCTGATAAAGAAAAGATTCACAGCGATTTTATCCAAAATTATCAATTTGCATTAGCAGCAGTAGAAGAAAAATATAAAGCACTTTTACAAGCAAAAGATAATGAAATAGTTATCTATCGTCAACAAAGTGCTGATATGAAAGAAATTACTAGTTTATTAGCTAATAAACCTATAAGTGTTCAAGTTGACAACAAAGTAGAGAATAAAAATATGACTAACAGTAATGATTCCAGTCGTAAAGTTGAAATTGGTAATATCGGTAGAGATTTTAATGCTAGTGGACAATCTTTAAATTTAGGTGAAATTAGCGGTACAGTAACAAACACAATCAACGAATTACCATCTGCACCCGAACCAGAGAAACCGGGAATTAAGGAAATTTTGACACAACTACAAACAGCAATTGAAGCTGATAGTGATTTGACACCAAAAGATAAAGAAAAGGCGCTCAAGCAAGTCAAATCTTTAGCAGAAGCCGCACAAAATCCTCAAGAAAAACAAGATTTAGCAGATACAGCAATTACAATGTTAAAAGGAGTTCTTAGTAACTTACCAACTGCGGCAAAATTGGTTGAGGAATGTAGTAAGCTTTTACCTTTAATTTCTGGTTTTTTGGGTTTAGGGTAG
- a CDS encoding GUN4 domain-containing protein yields the protein MLAQRKWKEADEETRRVMLAVTKRENDGWLEVYHIDNFPCEDLSLIIHFQTENVRV from the coding sequence TTGCTCGCACAAAGAAAATGGAAAGAAGCAGACGAGGAAACAAGACGGGTAATGTTAGCGGTTACGAAGCGTGAAAATGATGGTTGGTTAGAAGTTTACCACATTGATAATTTTCCCTGTGAAGACCTTTCTTTAATCATCCATTTTCAAACTGAAAATGTGAGAGTTTAA
- a CDS encoding bifunctional cobalt-precorrin-7 (C(5))-methyltransferase/cobalt-precorrin-6B (C(15))-methyltransferase, whose amino-acid sequence MNKWLSIVGIGEDGLEGLSVIALSLLNQATIIVGGERHLAMLPPNDNRKKILWKSPFSTSITEIIQRRGQAICVLASGDPMCYGVGAILTKHIPISEITIIPAPSAFSLACSRLGWSLTEVETLSLCGRPASLLPSYIYPGAKLLILSAGKETPGIVAELLTNRGYGGSKITVLERMGGIHERILEGIAASWQETEIADLNTIAVDCITDVGVMPLSRFPGLPDSAFHHDGQLTKREVRAITLSTLAPLPGELLWDVGAGCGSISIEWMRSNSRCRAIALEQNETRINYIADNAAALGTPNLQIITGKAPEIIQNLPTPDAIFVGGGVTAPGLFDICWNALRPGGRMVANVVTLEGEQTLFQWYEKVGGNFTRISIQRAEAIGKFLGWKGMSQVTQWVAVK is encoded by the coding sequence ATGAATAAGTGGCTATCAATAGTCGGAATTGGCGAAGATGGTTTAGAGGGATTAAGCGTGATCGCTCTTTCTCTCCTTAACCAAGCTACAATTATCGTTGGTGGGGAACGTCATTTGGCTATGTTACCCCCAAACGACAACCGCAAAAAAATTCTCTGGAAATCTCCCTTTAGCACTTCTATCACAGAAATTATTCAACGGCGTGGTCAAGCAATTTGCGTGTTAGCTAGTGGCGACCCCATGTGTTACGGTGTGGGTGCAATTCTAACAAAGCATATTCCTATTTCTGAAATTACAATTATTCCTGCACCTTCGGCGTTTAGTCTCGCTTGTTCTCGGTTAGGATGGTCTTTAACGGAAGTAGAAACTTTGAGTTTATGCGGTCGTCCTGCGTCTCTGTTGCCATCTTATATCTATCCAGGTGCGAAATTATTGATTTTGAGTGCAGGGAAGGAAACACCGGGAATTGTTGCTGAACTATTGACAAATCGCGGTTATGGTGGTAGCAAGATTACCGTTTTGGAACGAATGGGCGGTATTCATGAACGCATTTTAGAAGGTATCGCCGCATCTTGGCAAGAAACAGAAATAGCGGATTTAAATACGATTGCGGTTGATTGTATCACAGATGTTGGGGTAATGCCTTTATCGAGATTTCCTGGTTTACCCGATAGCGCTTTTCATCATGATGGACAATTAACCAAACGGGAAGTTAGAGCAATTACTTTATCAACTTTAGCACCTTTACCGGGTGAGTTGCTTTGGGATGTGGGTGCGGGTTGTGGCTCAATTTCGATAGAATGGATGCGGAGTAATTCTCGATGTCGTGCGATCGCTCTTGAGCAAAACGAAACTAGAATAAATTATATAGCTGATAATGCCGCAGCTTTAGGTACACCCAATTTACAAATCATCACTGGGAAAGCACCGGAAATAATTCAAAACTTACCCACACCAGATGCGATTTTTGTTGGTGGTGGTGTCACCGCACCGGGACTTTTTGATATTTGTTGGAATGCGTTACGTCCCGGAGGGAGAATGGTTGCAAATGTTGTCACGTTAGAAGGTGAACAAACTCTATTTCAATGGTATGAAAAAGTGGGGGGAAATTTCACGCGTATTTCTATTCAACGTGCAGAAGCAATTGGTAAATTTTTAGGTTGGAAAGGAATGTCTCAAGTTACGCAATGGGTAGCAGTAAAATAA
- a CDS encoding thylakoid membrane photosystem I accumulation factor, which yields MNSIKRLFLQIKIIANWKRLVFKCLLLMICVFITSMQPALAGMKDDRYEGNIFVVFAGNGSLVPPRQTLAQTLAQHKPAILAFYVDDSKDCKQYAVYISQTQAFYGRGAEIIPINVDTIPSKENYEPTEPGYYYSGVVPQVVLFDQSGKVIMNKKGQVPFEEIDDKFREVFDLLPRDQSIEFKQRSFNEYSSELSQ from the coding sequence ATGAATAGCATAAAGCGGCTTTTTTTACAAATTAAAATAATTGCTAACTGGAAACGGTTAGTGTTTAAATGCCTGTTGCTGATGATTTGCGTATTTATTACCAGTATGCAGCCAGCTTTGGCAGGTATGAAAGATGATCGATACGAAGGGAATATTTTCGTAGTTTTTGCTGGTAATGGTTCCCTAGTTCCTCCCAGACAAACTCTAGCTCAAACTTTAGCACAACATAAACCCGCAATTCTGGCGTTTTATGTGGATGATAGCAAAGATTGCAAACAGTATGCCGTCTATATTTCCCAAACTCAAGCATTTTACGGACGGGGTGCAGAGATTATCCCTATCAATGTTGATACTATCCCCAGCAAGGAAAACTATGAACCCACAGAACCAGGATACTACTATTCAGGAGTTGTACCCCAAGTTGTCCTTTTTGACCAGTCGGGTAAAGTGATCATGAATAAAAAAGGTCAAGTACCTTTTGAAGAGATAGACGACAAATTTCGAGAAGTGTTTGATTTGTTACCCCGTGACCAGTCTATTGAGTTCAAGCAACGTTCATTTAATGAATATAGCAGCGAGTTAAGCCAGTAA
- a CDS encoding Mur ligase family protein: MGKKIQLIDRVRLGLAVSIAKSVTFLVRSLRLGAASVLPGSIARRIEPQILQLLSQQVKNGIILIAGTNGKTTTALLLCTILEHKGYKIAHNSTGANLENGLATALIDNANLLGSLNVDYAILEVDENIVPKVLKPLQPRIILCLNLFRDQLDRYGEVDTISKKWTKVISTLPDETVVIPNADDPTLSYLGQQLNQKVLFFGLNEPKHYLEAIPHAVDSIFCPKCGHSLDYEGVYLSHLGDFTCPSCGFTKSKPTLESGEWSQILVGLYNKYNTLAAATAAQELGVDEITIRETISTFQAAFGRAEDLVIDGKKVRILLSKNPVGTNETIRVVTESTDKTTLLILNDRTPDGTDVSWIWDVDTEKLVERGGTLVVSGDRVYDMALRLRYSQKSAQSNLNLIVEEDLRKAITTALEHTPANETLHILPTYSAMLEVREVLTGRQIL; the protein is encoded by the coding sequence GTGGGAAAGAAAATACAACTTATAGATAGAGTCCGACTGGGTTTAGCAGTATCAATTGCTAAAAGTGTAACATTTTTAGTGCGCTCTCTGCGTCTCGGTGCTGCTAGTGTTTTACCAGGGTCTATTGCGCGACGCATTGAACCCCAAATTTTACAATTACTGAGTCAGCAAGTTAAAAACGGGATAATTCTGATTGCAGGAACTAATGGAAAAACGACAACAGCTTTGTTGTTGTGTACCATTTTAGAACACAAAGGTTACAAAATTGCCCATAATTCTACTGGTGCAAATCTAGAAAATGGTTTAGCAACGGCTTTGATAGACAACGCTAACTTATTAGGTTCTCTCAATGTAGACTATGCAATTTTGGAAGTTGATGAAAATATTGTTCCCAAGGTATTAAAACCTCTGCAACCACGAATTATTCTCTGTTTAAATTTGTTCCGTGATCAACTTGATAGATATGGGGAAGTTGACACCATTAGTAAAAAATGGACAAAGGTTATTTCTACTTTACCAGATGAAACAGTAGTTATTCCCAATGCAGATGATCCAACTTTATCATATTTAGGTCAACAGTTAAATCAAAAGGTGTTGTTCTTTGGTTTGAATGAACCAAAACATTATTTAGAAGCAATTCCTCATGCTGTTGATTCTATCTTTTGTCCGAAATGTGGGCATTCTCTAGATTATGAAGGTGTTTATCTATCTCATTTAGGAGATTTCACTTGTCCCAGTTGTGGTTTTACGAAGAGTAAACCAACTTTAGAAAGTGGTGAATGGTCACAGATTCTGGTAGGTTTGTACAATAAATATAATACTTTAGCCGCAGCAACAGCAGCACAAGAATTGGGAGTTGATGAAATAACAATTAGAGAAACCATTAGCACTTTTCAAGCTGCTTTTGGTCGTGCGGAAGATTTGGTAATTGACGGTAAAAAGGTGAGGATTTTGTTATCAAAAAATCCTGTGGGGACAAATGAAACTATTCGGGTTGTAACTGAAAGTACGGATAAAACTACTTTATTGATTTTGAATGACCGCACTCCTGATGGTACTGATGTATCCTGGATTTGGGATGTAGATACCGAAAAACTGGTAGAACGGGGTGGGACTTTGGTGGTGAGTGGCGATCGCGTGTATGATATGGCGTTAAGGTTGCGTTATAGCCAAAAATCTGCCCAGAGTAACCTGAATTTGATTGTAGAGGAAGATTTGCGAAAAGCCATAACCACAGCTTTGGAACATACACCAGCAAATGAAACCTTGCATATCCTCCCTACTTATTCAGCCATGTTAGAAGTGCGGGAAGTTCTCACTGGGAGACAAATTCTGTAA
- the ilvA gene encoding threonine ammonia-lyase, biosynthetic translates to MYCDYLVQILTARVYDVAQETPLEYAPNLSNRINNKLLLKREDMQSVFSFKLRGAYNKMVNLPTDLLKQGVIAASAGNHAQGVALAASRLGTTAIIVMPVITPQVKIDAVKARGGEVVLYGNNYDDAYAHARQLEAEKGLTFIHPFDDPDVIAGQGTIGMEILRQYQQPIHAIFVAIGGGGLISGIAAYVKRLRPEIKIIGVEPVDADAMSQSLKAGHRVRLSQVGLFADGVAVREVGEETFRLCQQYVDEIILVDTDATCAAIKDVFEDTRSILEPAGALAIAAAKAYAEREQIQNQTLIAVACGANMNFDRLRFVAERAEFGERREAIFAVTIPEKPGSLRQFCECIGNRNLTEFNYRIADNKEAHIFVGVQIQNRADAAKIVEKFEIHGLKTIDLTDDELTKLHLRHMVGGHSSLAHNELLYRFEFLERPGALMKFVGSMSPNWNISLFHYRNNGADYGRIVVGMQVPPHEMAEWQIFLDSLGYRYWDESQNPAYKLFLG, encoded by the coding sequence ATGTATTGCGACTACCTGGTACAAATCCTCACCGCCCGCGTCTATGATGTAGCCCAGGAAACACCACTGGAATATGCTCCCAACCTCTCCAACCGCATCAATAACAAGCTGCTACTGAAAAGGGAAGATATGCAATCAGTCTTCTCCTTCAAGCTGCGGGGGGCATATAACAAAATGGTCAACCTACCCACAGATTTACTTAAACAAGGTGTCATTGCGGCTTCTGCTGGCAACCATGCCCAAGGTGTAGCCTTAGCTGCCAGTCGCTTGGGAACAACAGCAATCATCGTTATGCCTGTGATTACGCCCCAGGTAAAGATAGACGCAGTAAAAGCGCGGGGGGGAGAGGTGGTTTTATATGGCAATAACTATGATGATGCCTATGCCCACGCCCGGCAATTGGAAGCGGAAAAAGGGTTAACATTTATACACCCTTTTGATGATCCTGATGTCATCGCTGGACAGGGAACCATCGGCATGGAAATACTGCGACAATATCAACAACCTATCCATGCAATCTTTGTGGCTATTGGTGGGGGGGGTTTAATTTCCGGTATTGCGGCTTATGTCAAACGTTTGCGTCCAGAAATCAAAATTATCGGTGTCGAACCTGTAGACGCTGATGCTATGTCTCAATCTCTCAAAGCCGGTCATCGGGTGCGGTTGTCTCAGGTGGGGTTATTTGCTGATGGGGTAGCGGTGCGGGAAGTGGGGGAAGAAACCTTCCGGCTGTGTCAGCAATATGTAGATGAAATCATTTTGGTGGATACAGACGCTACCTGTGCGGCTATAAAAGATGTGTTTGAGGATACACGCTCTATTTTAGAACCTGCGGGGGCATTAGCGATCGCAGCTGCCAAAGCCTACGCAGAACGTGAACAAATTCAAAATCAAACCCTCATCGCCGTTGCTTGCGGTGCTAACATGAACTTTGACCGCCTCCGTTTTGTGGCAGAAAGAGCCGAATTTGGGGAACGTCGAGAAGCCATTTTTGCGGTGACAATACCTGAAAAACCGGGAAGTCTGCGTCAGTTTTGTGAATGTATTGGTAACAGAAATTTAACTGAATTTAACTATCGTATTGCTGACAATAAAGAAGCTCATATTTTTGTCGGTGTGCAAATTCAAAATCGCGCTGACGCTGCCAAAATAGTCGAAAAATTTGAAATTCATGGCTTAAAAACCATTGATTTAACAGATGACGAATTAACAAAATTGCATTTACGGCACATGGTAGGAGGACATTCTAGCCTTGCCCACAATGAATTATTATACCGTTTTGAATTTCTCGAACGTCCCGGTGCATTAATGAAATTTGTGGGTTCTATGTCCCCTAATTGGAATATCAGTTTATTTCACTATCGCAACAATGGTGCAGATTATGGACGCATTGTGGTAGGAATGCAAGTACCACCCCATGAAATGGCAGAATGGCAAATATTCCTTGATTCCTTGGGTTATCGCTATTGGGATGAAAGTCAAAATCCCGCATATAAGCTATTTTTGGGTTAG
- a CDS encoding DUF4209 domain-containing protein, translating into MSSLNPPLSKEDFINSEWKEVIDNSERKLCNIYYDNFRRKTQEIKEADNHRQYAVFEILQRVTVAPIQSDLDSESSIFLARFPDEIIEFINQIVDEVSDPELQSQIAEILWIKNKKHNYRMGQLAVECYLESAKQLEDPQKWSHCVDRIERSLTLALKINYKPEIVVEYIDEVLNRYQGKDPLWLSVKLHELLQEEKTVHFLRKKQILDTHKYADLADKGAIFAESSKEWDKARNYWEIKAEWHRIEKDKAEVYAARILVAETYIKESQDSLTKHPTPYSKASHDLQKAFEAFERLKSQGTEEERTAINSKMDEVHKLLSQYQEQSLHELITVSSQHNISNEIELARTYVKGKNFQDALLSLAILGIPQKVSDIRKIAEKNAWLSQFAPVVNKNEMGKTVARQPIEPDKAEEAILFDMYRIAVDGHRCHAQAFIEPARYQINLEHSIQIRDLFPIVSHSPFVPSGREYLFAKGLYAGLIGDFFTSTHILIPQIENSVRYLLRKQGAIPSEMKTKKGIEDERDLNTTLFPRNYPQINSIFDADTLFDIQGLLIERSGSNLRNRMAHGLINDNEFAQNPIMSYLWWVTLRFCCLPILNQKQAEEFNPLVQFDGIFKDDPLFDEFVEDMAANRCELDTEIAAYEASLDENQTA; encoded by the coding sequence ATGTCGTCACTAAACCCTCCTCTGAGTAAAGAAGATTTTATTAACTCTGAATGGAAAGAAGTAATTGATAACAGCGAGAGAAAACTGTGCAACATCTATTATGATAACTTCCGTAGAAAAACACAAGAAATAAAAGAGGCAGACAATCATAGACAATATGCAGTTTTTGAGATTCTCCAGCGTGTAACTGTTGCTCCAATTCAATCAGATTTAGATAGTGAATCTTCAATATTTTTAGCAAGATTTCCTGATGAAATAATAGAATTTATTAATCAAATTGTAGATGAAGTTTCAGATCCAGAACTTCAATCTCAAATTGCAGAAATTCTCTGGATTAAAAATAAAAAGCATAACTATCGAATGGGACAGTTAGCAGTTGAATGTTATTTAGAATCTGCCAAGCAACTAGAAGATCCTCAAAAATGGAGTCACTGTGTCGATAGGATTGAAAGATCGCTTACATTAGCACTCAAAATTAATTACAAGCCAGAAATTGTTGTTGAATATATAGATGAGGTTTTAAATCGTTACCAAGGAAAAGATCCGTTATGGCTATCTGTAAAGCTCCATGAACTTTTACAAGAAGAAAAAACAGTACATTTTCTGCGGAAAAAACAAATTTTAGATACTCATAAATATGCTGATTTAGCCGATAAAGGTGCAATTTTTGCAGAATCTAGCAAAGAATGGGATAAAGCACGAAACTATTGGGAAATTAAAGCTGAATGGCATCGCATTGAAAAGGATAAAGCAGAGGTATATGCAGCGCGAATACTTGTTGCTGAAACTTACATAAAGGAATCACAAGATTCTTTAACTAAACATCCAACTCCTTACTCAAAAGCATCCCATGATTTACAAAAAGCTTTTGAAGCATTTGAAAGATTAAAAAGCCAAGGTACAGAAGAGGAAAGAACTGCAATAAATAGTAAAATGGATGAAGTTCATAAACTTCTTTCTCAGTATCAAGAACAATCTTTACATGAATTAATAACTGTTTCTTCTCAGCATAACATTAGTAATGAAATAGAACTAGCTAGAACGTATGTGAAAGGTAAAAATTTTCAAGATGCATTATTATCTTTGGCTATTTTGGGTATTCCTCAGAAAGTTTCAGACATTCGCAAGATTGCAGAAAAAAATGCTTGGTTGTCTCAGTTTGCGCCAGTAGTGAATAAAAATGAGATGGGAAAGACGGTAGCACGTCAACCTATTGAGCCAGATAAAGCAGAAGAGGCAATTCTTTTTGATATGTATAGGATAGCAGTTGATGGTCATAGGTGTCATGCTCAAGCATTTATTGAACCAGCTAGATATCAAATTAATTTGGAACATAGCATACAAATAAGAGATTTATTTCCTATTGTTTCACATAGCCCTTTTGTACCATCAGGAAGAGAATATTTATTTGCAAAAGGGCTTTATGCTGGATTAATAGGAGATTTTTTTACATCTACACACATTTTAATTCCTCAAATAGAAAATTCAGTGCGTTATTTACTTCGCAAACAGGGAGCAATACCATCAGAAATGAAGACTAAAAAAGGAATTGAAGACGAACGTGATTTGAATACTACTCTGTTTCCTAGAAACTACCCACAAATAAATTCAATTTTTGACGCAGATACTCTCTTTGATATTCAAGGTTTGTTAATTGAGCGTTCTGGTTCAAATTTAAGAAACCGGATGGCTCATGGTTTAATTAATGATAATGAATTTGCTCAAAATCCTATTATGTCTTACTTATGGTGGGTAACATTGCGTTTCTGCTGTTTGCCAATTTTGAACCAAAAACAAGCAGAAGAGTTTAATCCTCTTGTTCAGTTTGATGGTATTTTCAAAGATGACCCACTTTTTGATGAATTCGTAGAAGATATGGCTGCAAACCGCTGTGAATTAGATACAGAAATAGCTGCTTATGAAGCTTCTTTAGATGAGAACCAAACAGCGTGA
- a CDS encoding type II toxin-antitoxin system VapC family toxin, which translates to MSRYILDTNIVTLSQYGNPNISQRAKIVGITNIFITTVTLEEQLKGRLAAISRCATKPELLSRAYQNLLTTQRYFCQMNLLEFNEAACECFKKLRQQKINTGTQDLRIAAIALVNDAIVVTQNYKDFIKVPNLKLEDWTINL; encoded by the coding sequence GTGAGTAGATATATTCTTGATACTAATATTGTGACTCTTTCTCAATATGGAAATCCTAATATTTCACAACGTGCCAAAATTGTTGGAATTACCAATATATTTATTACAACTGTGACACTTGAAGAACAATTAAAAGGTAGATTAGCAGCTATTAGTAGATGTGCTACTAAACCAGAATTGTTATCAAGAGCTTACCAAAATTTATTAACAACTCAACGTTATTTTTGTCAGATGAATTTATTGGAATTTAATGAGGCAGCTTGTGAATGTTTTAAAAAACTACGCCAGCAAAAAATTAATACAGGTACACAAGATTTAAGAATTGCCGCAATAGCTTTAGTTAATGATGCAATTGTGGTAACTCAAAATTACAAAGATTTTATCAAAGTTCCTAATTTAAAACTTGAAGATTGGACTATAAATCTATAG
- a CDS encoding DUF29 family protein: MEELLELRELVVSGNLEAALSLIDELEEMSKEDKINKIYSYCVVLLVHLIKQQAEKRTTPSWDVSIRNATDAIDRINKRRKAGGYYMNKKEIEEILLEAYNRALDNAALEAFGGIYDGLTLRNMVDQELIIQQALNLI; encoded by the coding sequence ATGGAAGAATTACTAGAACTCAGGGAATTAGTAGTTTCTGGCAACCTAGAAGCGGCTCTATCTTTAATTGATGAATTGGAAGAAATGAGCAAAGAAGATAAAATTAATAAAATTTATAGTTATTGTGTAGTGCTTTTAGTTCATTTAATTAAACAACAGGCAGAAAAAAGGACAACTCCTTCTTGGGATGTTTCTATTCGCAATGCTACTGACGCAATTGATCGGATCAACAAACGCCGAAAAGCTGGAGGATATTACATGAACAAAAAAGAAATAGAGGAAATTTTATTAGAAGCTTATAATCGAGCTTTAGATAATGCGGCCTTAGAAGCCTTTGGTGGAATTTACGATGGATTAACCTTAAGAAACATGGTAGATCAAGAATTAATTATCCAACAGGCTTTAAATTTAATTTAA